One bacterium genomic window, GCTGGACATGGCGCAGTCATTCAATGGATTCTATCAGAAGGTTCGCATTCTCGACGGCGAACCGGAGGCGCGGCCCGCGCGGCTGGTTCTTTGTGACGGCGTGCGCGCGGTGATGGCCGAGGGACTGCGGCTTTTGGGTCTGCAGGCGCCCGAACAGATGTAACGCCAAGGTGTTGGCGCCCCGGAGGCACTCAATCTCCGGGAACGGGAGACGAAGATGCTGATCGTCATGGACATGCACGCCGGGCCGAAGGAAATCGAGGCGGTGTGCAATGAAATCAAGTCACTGGGCCTCACTCCCCATGCGATGCCGGGCGCGCAGCGCACCGCCATCGGCATCACGGGCAACAAAGGCGCCGTCGATGCCACCCGCTTCGAGGCGATGCCGGGCGTTTTGCGCGTCATCCATGTCACCGCGCCCTACAAACTGGTCAGCCGTGAATTCCATGAGGCCGACACGATCGTGCGCGTGGGCAACGTGCCGATCGGCGGCAACGGCTTTGTCATCATGGCGGGACCGTGCGCGGTGGAATCGGCCGAGCAACTCGACCAGGTCGCCGAGCGGGTCAAGAAGGCCGGCGGCCAGATTCTGCGGGGCGGCGCCTACAAGCCGCGCACCTCGCCCTACAGTTTCCAGGGGCTCGGATTGCACGGGCTGAAGCTGCTGGCCGCGGCGCGGGAAAAGCACGGCCTCCCGGTGGTCACCGAGGCGATTGATCAGGAGTCGCTCGATCAGGTGGTCGAGTACGCCGACATGGTGCAGATCGGCGCGCGCAACATGCAGAACTTCTCGCTTCTGAAGATGGCCGGGCGGTGCGGCAAGCCGGTCCTGCTCAAGCGCGGGATGGCCGCGACACTCGATGAACTGCTGATGGCGGCCGAGTATATCGTCAACGAGGGCAACCCCAACGTCGTGCTCTGCGAGCGCGGCGTGCGCACCTTCGCCGATCACACCCGCAACACGCTCGATCTGTCGGCGGTGCCGTTTGTGCGCCGCACGAGCCATCTGCCGATCATCGTCGATCCCAGCCATGGCACCGGCAAGCGGCACAAGGTGACTCCGCTGTCGTGCGCCGCGGCGGCGGTCGGCTGCGATGGACTCATGATCGAGGTGCACCCGCATCCCGACACCGCGCTTTCCGATGGTCCGCAATCGGTCAATCCCGAGGAGTTCGACGACCTGGTCAGGCGCGTGTCCGCGATCGCCGCGGTGGTGGGACGCCATCTGACCATCCCGGATGGGAGACCATGACCTCCGCCAGCCCCGCCATTCCCCGTCCGGGCGAAATCCGCATCGAACCGGTGCGCAGATTGCACGGCGTCTATCGTCCGCCGGCCGACAAATCGATCGCGCATCGCGCGCTCCTTCTCGCCGCGTTGGCGAAGGGTCGTTCGTTGGTGCGTCCGGCGCCACGCGCGCTCGATGTCCACTCAACCGCCGCCTGCCTCAGGCAGCTTGGCGTGGCGATCGAGTCCCATGAAGACACCTGGGTGATGGAGAGTCCGGGCATTGCCGGTTGGATGGCGCCCGAACGCGCCCTGGACTGCGGCAATTCCGGCACGACCATGCGCCTGTTGGCCGGCGCCCTGTCCGCCTGCGGTTTCCCGGTGACTTTGATCGGCGATGAATCGCTGTCGCGACGGCCGATGCTGCGTGTGGCCGAACCGCTGCGCCGCATGGGGGCGACGATCACGCTCACGCCGCGGAACACCGCGCCGATCGAGTTGCGCGGCGGATCGCTCACCGGCATCCGCTACGAGCTGCCGGTGCCGTCGGCGCAGGTGAAGTCGGCGGTGTTGTTGGCCGGGTTGGCGGCGGTGGGCGAGACCATCGTGATCGAAGGCACCGTCAGCCGCGATCACACCGAACGGATGCTGGTGGCGGCCGGCGTGGATTGCCGGATCGAGCATCCGCAGCGTCCCGCCGGCGACAGGCGCGAACTGTTGCTGTCCGGCGCGGCCGTCGAAGCCCAGCCGCAGCGTCGCACCATCACGCTGGGCGCGCGGCGGATCGTTCAGCCGCAGGAATGGAACGTCCCCGGCGATTTCTCGGCGGCGGCGTTCATCCTCGCGGCCGCCCTCGGCGCGCGCAAGGCGGAAGTGATCATCGACCAAGTCGGCATCAATCCTACCCGTACCGGATTCCTGAAGGTGTTAAAGCGCATGGGCGCCGAGGTGGACGTGCGCAAAATCGACGAGTCCGGCGGCGAGCCGGTCGGGCAGTTGCGCGTCGAGGCCTGCGAATCGCTCAAGGCGGTGCGTGTGCATGAACACGAGGTTCCATCGCTGATCGATGAATTGCCGATGCTGGCGGTGCTGGCAGCGCGCGCCGAAGGCGTGACGGTCATCCGCGGCGCCGCTGAATTGCGCCACAAGGAGTCCGACCGAATCGCCGCGGTCGCCGCCAACTTGCGCGCCATGGGCGCCAAGGTCGCCGAACTGGAAGACGGCTGGGCCATCGAGGGCCCGACCGAGTGGCATGGCGCCGTCATCGATCCGCGCGGCGACCACCGCATTGCCATGGCCTTTGCCGTCGCCGCGCTCTGGGCCGATGCGCCTTCGACGATCCAGGACGCCGGCGTGATGGCAATCTCCGATCCCGATTTTGCGTCGTCGCTGATCGCGCTGACCCAATAACCCATGCCCACCCGCGCCGCCGATCGTTACCGCACCGGACTCTACGGCATCGTGGGGCGCAACATCTCGTACACACAGTCGCCATTCATCTTCCGCGCGGTGTTCCGTGAATTGGGCTGGTCCGCCGACTATGGCATCTTCGACATCGCCGCGCGCGAGTTGCCCTCGCTTCTGGCCGCGATGCGCCGCGCGCCCATTCGCGGACTGAATGTCACCGTGCCGTACAAGCAAACGGTCATGCCCTT contains:
- the aroF gene encoding 3-deoxy-7-phosphoheptulonate synthase, translating into MLIVMDMHAGPKEIEAVCNEIKSLGLTPHAMPGAQRTAIGITGNKGAVDATRFEAMPGVLRVIHVTAPYKLVSREFHEADTIVRVGNVPIGGNGFVIMAGPCAVESAEQLDQVAERVKKAGGQILRGGAYKPRTSPYSFQGLGLHGLKLLAAAREKHGLPVVTEAIDQESLDQVVEYADMVQIGARNMQNFSLLKMAGRCGKPVLLKRGMAATLDELLMAAEYIVNEGNPNVVLCERGVRTFADHTRNTLDLSAVPFVRRTSHLPIIVDPSHGTGKRHKVTPLSCAAAAVGCDGLMIEVHPHPDTALSDGPQSVNPEEFDDLVRRVSAIAAVVGRHLTIPDGRP
- a CDS encoding 3-phosphoshikimate 1-carboxyvinyltransferase produces the protein MTSASPAIPRPGEIRIEPVRRLHGVYRPPADKSIAHRALLLAALAKGRSLVRPAPRALDVHSTAACLRQLGVAIESHEDTWVMESPGIAGWMAPERALDCGNSGTTMRLLAGALSACGFPVTLIGDESLSRRPMLRVAEPLRRMGATITLTPRNTAPIELRGGSLTGIRYELPVPSAQVKSAVLLAGLAAVGETIVIEGTVSRDHTERMLVAAGVDCRIEHPQRPAGDRRELLLSGAAVEAQPQRRTITLGARRIVQPQEWNVPGDFSAAAFILAAALGARKAEVIIDQVGINPTRTGFLKVLKRMGAEVDVRKIDESGGEPVGQLRVEACESLKAVRVHEHEVPSLIDELPMLAVLAARAEGVTVIRGAAELRHKESDRIAAVAANLRAMGAKVAELEDGWAIEGPTEWHGAVIDPRGDHRIAMAFAVAALWADAPSTIQDAGVMAISDPDFASSLIALTQ